In Silurus meridionalis isolate SWU-2019-XX chromosome 28, ASM1480568v1, whole genome shotgun sequence, the genomic window TAGTATTAGGAAATGAATAAGCAGCTCAGACACAGGAAGTAGAACGTGGAGTTTTTTGTAGCAGGATGAGTTCTGTAGGAACCAGAATCACTCAACAGTGTGAACAGAAAAATCATTTTAGTAATGAAGTGAAGCAGCGGGAACCTTGGCATCGGTGTTGTTCTCGAACTGCTGTCTGACGAAGCTGTCGAAGGCGTCCCAGCAGCCGTCTGTCAGATTCCCACCAATGGCCCAGACGTAGCAGAATAGGAACGTCTGGCAGAGCAGGATGTTCAGTCGAGCAGAGTCCtgagcacatacacacaaaccttTAACTTCAATATCACCTTCATTGTAATGAAGAACTCAccgtcaaacacacacacaaggaggCAGAAGAGGGTGGTGACTCTGCTGATGTTCACCTGAGCCATGGACTGGATGCAGTGCTTTGAAACAAACTGGAGAATCTTCTACAACATAGCGCTTGAAGGGTTTAAGCCAGAAGAAtccatgaaaatctgctttTGTGGAACACATTTATAGTCTACATAGTTCACACTTCTATTTCATCACtattgtgcaaaacaaatcctGTGGACACGTTGAAGCTAAGAACGACTTTCTCATGTAAGGAAAGAGGTTCTACAGAATATTCCTTCTGCAATATTCCTtggaggagacccaaacccaatCCAGTGATCCTGTGAAcaaatgccagctccatgaagatctgctgttggattggaagatctcctgctatagagctgcaATCCTAtataacacctttgggatcgactgcacctcaggaacctcctcacttcaccttcatcagtacctgactttataacattgttgtggctgaatgaatcttacacaaatctccacaaaatctagtggaacatcttccccgaagagtggaggttattataacaggaaatggagaacTGGATGTTCTAAAAGAAGCACATGAGTGAAGCAGCGCAATATTAAAACTGTTGCCAACGTTGTGGTGATAACAGCAAATAATGAACAAGTGCTCCGCACTAATCAGTACAGAATTAAACGCCTCACTGAGGGGGTTTCATTTGGTCTATTCAGCATTTAATTGAGACACTCAGGAACATTACAGGGTGCTAATGTAACAGGACGACTTTTATAAAAAGCAGTTCGATTACAGAgttttagtatttaaaaaaagcagaattgcatttttgtagttttgtagatTTTCCCTTCGAATTTCCTCCTAATGCCTGAATCCAGTGATCCTCATATTAATGATTTCAATACTGCAGATTCACTGAAAATGTTGTTACACTGAATAACCGCTTTCTATTTAAGAAATCTTCATGGTCCGAATGTTTCTTACCCAAAAAGCTCTGCATCGTCTTTAAGGAATTTGGGCAGGTTGGAGTCTCGGAGAGCTCGAATCAACACCACGTCCTCACTCAGGTGTGGGTTCTCTCGTTTCAgagacctgacacacacacacacacacacacacacacacatagtaatGAAATGATTctaacacattaatacacacactgttttactcccatacacatacacacacagctgttaccCAACAGATGTGTAAATGACTAAAGATTCACTTCATCATCTGTACAATAAGCTCTGATCTCACATTTGACCACGTGTCTGAATTCGTTTCATTATTCAGAGTTCTACACGTGTTCATTTATTGGAAATGATCTCATTTAGTGAGGACGACGTCCGAGGCGCATCAGACACCGTTTCCACGTGTTCTCTCTTTGAGTGTGTGAATCCCGTATCTCTCTCCGAATCCAATTTTAAAGCTATCACTTTCCCTAGACCTGAAATCTGCCTGATCCTGGTTTGCAGTAGCTGCTGCACTTCACACAGTGTGCTGCTCATTGATCTGCTACAAGTACAGACAGATTTTAATGGTCTCGTGAGAACGTCGCTTCATTAGCAGTAACACGCATGTAGGTCTACTGTATAAACAAATCAGCACATATACAGTAGATTAGATGATTATAATAATCTGCCTGGCTGCTCGGtggactggtgtgtgtgtgtgtgtgtgtgtgtgtgtgtgtgtgtgtgttattgtaacCCTAATATGTTCTCTGATACGCTGAATAAGATGGTATTGTATCAGATGTGTTGATCTGCTCACGTGGGCTCTAATgatgagaaaagaaagtaaTACAGGGCTCTGCTGCCTCCTTGTGGCAGACTGCTGCACTTCACTTTAACTGATTCGGCTCTTTTTCCAGTGTTTTCCAGCAAACAAAGAGAAAGTGGACAGTCcgaaaaagttgttttattaaagattGCACTGGTGaggaaaatataattttttctggattgctccaggactgatttcatgcgtttatttatgaaataaaatgtgttattcaAGGCACTGTTGTAGCATCATAATTggccagtaggtggcagtgtaacGTGTGTTTAATCTAATTGTCACAGGTGTGAATTGAACTATTTGAACAGTAAAGACCACAGGAAaaggtaggaggaaaaaaaagtctaatttggcatttatttattattatttgtgcaCAATTGTGTTTATGattcaaaaaaaaatataaaaacatttgtggTGCCTCAGTAATTAGGAATTCAGTCAATTTCAAAATGCATTTCAGAACATTTGGAGTATGGACTATATTGCAAGCtatagggaggtggtagctcagtggttgaggatgtGGGTTCGAcaatctgccactcttggggcccttgagtaaggcccttaacattCTGTTCTCCACAtatatcttttctttctctaatgTTCCCTGTATCACAGAGTATTTCGTGGTTTTACGTTGTACATTATCAGTTCAAAGCTAAGTGATTGTGATGTTTGGTAGATCCACTctgaggacacctgaccataatattggcttctttttttaaaacatcccCATTCACATTGAGTCTCAATTGTCTTTCCATAATTTCCagatgaggaggccttgggtgcagtcagagtgAAAAAAACTGTACCACCATCTATCATTTCTCTTCCACTTCACAACTGTGCGATACATCATGCCGAACAGACTTCTCCAACACTCTCATATACGTTGTGTAtcgcttcacctcctgctttaTATAATCTAAATGTGGCGCGTCTTTTCTAAAAGGCACTGTCTGATAGTAAGACATGTATTCTGAAACCTTCTCTAACTGGTCCTTGGTGTACCTGAACTGCTGCTCTAAAGACAGGGTACTGGGGAATGATGGTAGGACCTGAGGGCGTGGCTTGTTGATGTCATGTGTGTTAGAAGTGAGAGGAGGAGCGGAGAAACGGGCAGCGATCAGGTTGATGGTTGAAACCCATAACCTCTGTTCTACTTCACTGTCAGTCTGGAAGTAGAAAACTCTGGAGTCTGCAGTCTTGAGGAACAGGAGATAGGGcatgtttttgtatttcagaGGGTGAGCCACTGCATGATGCAGACTGATGGTAATGTTCTTGCAATCATCTTCACTGTCTAACTGCAGAagcaggccattcagagttGCACTGAAGTGCTTCCATGATCTCCTGCACCTTCTGGTTTTTCTCCCATTCGCATCCATAACTCTTTTGCACATGAGCTGACCGGTTTTATAGACTGTGTATTCCTCATCGTTTTCCTCATATCTAGAGTTGACTCTGAACGCATATAGTGGACACGCTTTGATCGATTTATAGATGTTCTTCAGATGCACTTCAGGATACCAAGATTGGTCAGAGACGCTATTCAGGTTGTCTATAAATTCTTTACAGGTCATTTTCCTTTTCTGACCCCCATGAAGATCAGCGTTCAGTAGAATCATAGCCCAGCAAAGGTTGTACACACCCTGGTGGAGGTTCAGTGCTCTTTCATTACACTTGAGGTACCAGAGAGAGAAGAAACATATAAAATGATGCTGCAATTGAAATTCATCTTCTGGCCAAAGCACTCGGAGAAACATTCGGAGAGCCAAATCTATAGACACTGATGTGAAGTTAAAATGCATAACGTATGCATTCAAAAAAGATTGAGCTAATTCTAGATTGTTACTCAGCTGCTGGATCATCTCAGGACttctaaaatgtttaaagttATAGATTTGCCTGGCCAGgtttttcccttttaaatctatttttctcTTCTCCCAAATTAATCTTAATAGCTGGATTTGATCAGACATGTCTCTTGCAACTTCTCCCCATTCTGTTGATTGAGGTGCAACTTCTTCCTGTCCTGACGCTCCAGGAGCAACTTCTTCCTGTCCTGATGCTCCAGGAGCAACTTCTACATGTCCTGATGCTCCAGGAGCAACGTCTACCTGCCCTGATGCTCCAGGAGCAACGTCTACCTGCCCTGATGATCCAGGAGCAACTTCTACATGTCCTAATGCTCCAGGAGCAACTTCTACATGTCCTGATGCTCCAGGAGAAACTTCTACATGTCCTGATGCTCCAGGTGCAACTTCTTCCTGCCCTGATGCTCCAGGAGCAAATTCTACATGTCCTGATGCTCCAGGTGAAACTTCTACCTGCCCTGATGATCCAGGAGCAACTTCTACATGTCCTAATGCTCCAGGAGCAACTTCTACATGTCCTGATGCTCCAGGAGAAACTTCTACATGTCCTGATGCTCCAGGTGTAACATCTTCCTGCCCTGATGCTCCAGGAGCAAATTCTACATGTCCTGATGCTCCAGGAGCAACATCTACCTGCCCTGATGCTCCAGGAGCAACTTCTACATGTCCTAATGCTCCAGGAGCAACTTCTACATGTCCTGATGCTCCAGGAGAAACTTCTACATGTCCTGATGCTCCAGGAGCAACTTCTACATGTCCTAATGCTCCAGGTGAAACTTCTACCTGCCCTGATGATCCAGGAGCAACTTCTACATGTCCTGATGCTCCAGGAGCAACTTCTACATGTCCTGATGCTCCAGGAGAAACTTCTACATGTCCTGATGCTCCAGGTGCAACTTCTTCCTGCCCTGATGCTCCAGGAGAAACTTCTTCCTGTCCTGATGCTCCAGAAGAAACTTCTTCCTGTCCTGATGCTCCAGGTTCAACTTCTACCTGTCCAGATGCTCCAGGTGCAACTTCTACATGTCCTGATGCTCCAGGAGCAACTTCTTCCTGCCCTGATGCTCCAGGAGCAACTTCATCACTACCTGGCTGTGTTAGGTGGTTTTTAAGTACTGAAGACAGCAGACTCTGTGTTGTTGCTTCTATTAAAGATTCATGTTTCAAGACTTCTTGCTTCATCACATCACAGCTCTACTCACGACTTTTCTATAACGGTGGAGAATGCGCTTAAATATACTCGGAGCGCTGACgtcacagaggccacgcctcccgTCTGAGTGGTACCGAGAGTCACGTGGTCACGAACTCAGTATAAACAGAGAAAGCTTAGAGAAAACTCAAAAATAGAGTCTGACATACACAATGAAAAGATAAtcgttttaataataatattatatattatattaataagacAAAATTTAATCTGGCTATTTCCTGCAATCGTCATTCAGCGCGCTTGGGGATTTCCACATAAACTCCGCCCCTTTGTGAGGTCCAACCTACTTGTAAATCCCGTGTCCTTTTCCGAGCTGAAAACTAGGAGCAGGGATGCGGGGGATTTGTCCCacgcaattttttttaataaaaagtaaatccggtaaaacttttttaatggagagtgtgtgtgtgtgtgtgtgttcacgacatgttgaggttttaatagagcaatgtatataaatgcagaGTGATTTAAAATTCAAAGAAACAAGATAGTTTATACATGACGTTCACGTATCCATGGAAATCAGTCACTCACTTGTCACTACGTCATCATCACGCGCCCTGGTACTGTAGCTCGAGTCGCATCCGCGCTCCCGGTTGTTGAATAATTAGCAAGTTTTAATGGATTTAAAGGATTAGTAGGAAAAATAGCAATATTGTATAATTGATATCTTGACATGTTTGTCAGTTGAgttcaatacatattttctttcaacagtttgttttgaatgacttgttttattcctgaaacatggactgtagaatagaacaaaataaagtattatttgAATGTGAAAGTATTAATTACTGTGTgccatgtactgtacatacacaaaatacaatttaaaatacagtaatttccggactattaaaagcacccatatataagccacacccactgaatttgacaaagatttttattttacccataaatatgccgcacctgtatataagctgcaggtgtctacactgaaactaacgaactttacacaggctttaatgaaagacagtgtctgttacacggcttgtatctaaacagtagcctaccaagtaagtcatagttcactgtcttcctccttataatttcactctgctgtacCGGTGCCCTCGAGTGTTCTGAAaagcctttaaataaaatgtattattattattattattgtgacgAGCAGTGAGAACTTTATTTTGGAGTTGACCAGCGTTTCGGCAGAGCTTTCAGGGAGAACACAACATGCTGCACATTGTCTGTTTCATTTTGGCAGATTGgatttatttcctttcctaTTTTTActagctgctgtttttttgagAATTTGAAAAGCATTCTTAAGTCATGACACTCTCTTATTGTCAAAATACTCTCATATAGTCTCAAATACTCTCAAATAGTCTCAAATATTCTCATATAGTCTCAAATACTCTCATATAGTATCATATACTCTCAAATACTCTTAAATAGTCTCAAATACTCTCATATAGTCTCAAATTCTCTCAGTCTTAAATACTCATATACTTTCAAATACTCTAACATAGTTTCAAATACTCTCATATACGCTCTTTTAGTCTCAAATACTCAATATACTCTCACATACCCTCATATAGTCTCAAATAATCTCATATATGCTTATAGTCTCATATACTCCCAATACTCTCACAGTCTTAAATACTTTCATATACTCTTAAATACTCTCATATAGTCTCAAATACTCTCAAATAGTCTCAAATATTCTCATATAGTCTCAAATACTCTCATATAGTATCATATACTCTCAAATACTCTTAAATAGTCTCAAATACTCTCATATAGTCTCAAATTCTCTCAGTCTTAAATACTCATATACTTTCAAATACTCTAACATAGTTTCAAATACTCTCATATACGCTCTTTTAGTCTCAAATACTCAATATACTCTCACATACCCTCATATAGTCTCAAATAATCTCATATATGCTTATAGTCTCATATACTCCCAATACTCTCACAGTCTTAAATACTTTCATATACTCTTAAATACTCTCATATAGTCCCAAATACTCTAATATAGTTTTAAATACTAACATATTGTCTCATATACTCTCACATACTCTCATATACTCTCAGATACTGTCAAATATTTCTAAAGCAGAAAGTTTTACTTTTGATTATATTAATGATGTTAAGAAATGGAATATACAGTGCACTGGAAATTTAGTGAGATCCTCACAGTGTCTTGAGACAAATGAATTCTCTTAGTTTAAGACCAAGACAGGACCAAATCCAAATGCATTTGATTGTGACACAAGGCCGAGACATTTAAAGATTGGTCTTCAGACAGGGCTCAAATAGTTTTACAGCACTATACACTAGGATTTAGGGatttctcctgaagtccacaatcatctccacatctccaggtTGTTGTGGCTGCACCAGACAGCCAGCTGTTAAATCTCAGTTCTGTATGCAGactcattagattagattagattagatttaactttatcGTCATGCAAGGTACATGAAATGCAGTACGTGTAAATGTCTGCAGGACAGTTGAactgttttttgttattaatacaagttcatttcacttcatgaaaatgtaaacagaaggttaaaaatgtaatgtgtatgtgcaCGTTTCTTTAAAACTACGTGATGTACACGTGATGCCAGTGTTTGTGCGCGGGACTATGGAATTATGGGTCAGAGCGTAGCAACGACATGGACACATTAACATGCTGATATGAACGGCTCAAAGGCGCACACGTTTTCACGGTGCCTCacgagagagcgagtgagagcgTGTAAATAAATTCAGACGACATCAGAAAGATGCGTggactttattttattgaaccAGTGCAGCTACAGTTAGCATCAAACCAGTAAGGGTATGAGGTCTATGTTTACAGGGATGAGGGTGAATAATGCACAgtaggtaaaaaaataatatagagggtatatagcaatatatatatttgacagaGGAGTCTGTGGAGGTGCAGTCATTGGGGTTTAGTGAGAAGAGCAGTGGAGGAGTGAACCCCTGGGGGTGTTGATGGTGCAGCTGTTTGACATGAATTTCTCCACTCTTGCTATTTGTTGCCCGTCAGaaagctggtgatccactgaCAAAAAGAGCATTTTTGTGATGATTGTACATGAGGCTAAACTCAAGGACACGAACAGGATCCTTAAATAAGTCCCAAATGTTGCCCTTCAGAAAGGCCAACACCAGTCTCCCAAATGACTTCATGGCATTTCTTTgggatggagatgatggtggagCGTTTGGAGCAGGCAGAGACTTTGCACAGCTTCAGTGATGGTGCTTTGCTTCTTGTTTGTTTCCTGAAGACCTTAAACACATCATCTTCACCGATCCGAAGTGCACCAGGAGGGGAGAGGGGGGCTGCTGCTATAGGTGTTGATGGTCGTCAAATAAACGAATTCTAAGAAATTATTTTCAAATCGTAGTCACATTTCAGCTCATTCATgattttacttttttccccccacaataTTTCAATCTGTCTTGTATTATTTGCTCTTGATGATGTCCCggtttcagctttttttttttttttttttgtggtagaAACTCACATTTGCACGTTTAAGTACTGATCTGCGTTCTCCAACGCTCTCGAATACACTGTGTAGCGCTTAAATTCGTACTCCGTGCTTTTAGAAGGTGAGGTATCTTTCATAGAACGCTTTGTCACAGAGTAAAACATGTATTCTGAAACTTTGTACTTGGTGTATTCCACCTGCTGCTTTAGCGACAGGGGACTGGGGAATGATGGTAGGACCTGAGGATGTTCCTCAATACGATTTGAGGTAGAGATGAGAGGTGGAGCAGAGTAACGGGCGGCGATCAGGTTAATGGTCTCAACCCatattttttgctctttttcacTCTCAGCCTTGATGTAGAAAACTCTGGAGTCTGCCGTCTTGAGACACAGGACATTCGACATGTTTTTGTGCATCTGAGGGTAAGCCAGTGCATGATGCAGTCTAATagtaatcttttctttcttaaagtACTTTTTGTATTTAGACTGCACTTCGTCTAACTGCAGAACCATCCCTTGTAGAACTGCACTAAAGGGCTTCCATGATCTCCTGTCTATTCTGGTTCTTTTCCTATTCCCATCCATAACTCTTTTGCAAATGAGATAACCAGTTTTGGGCTGAACTGTGATGGTAGGCTCTTCTTTAATTTGCTGAGGTCTAGATTTTATATTTCTGGCACATAGAGGAGATTTCTTGATACATTTATAGATGAATTTCAGCAATTCCACGTCGTACACAATTCTTTTACTTATTGAATTCAGATTTACTGTAAATTctttaaaggtcattttcttCCCTTTATTGCCCCCATAGAAATCAGTGTTCAGTAGAATCATAGCACAGCAAAGGTTGTACAATGCTTCTTGGAGCCTTAGTGGTCTTTCATTACACTCAAGGTACCAGAGAGTAAAGTACTTTATAAGCAGATGCTGCAATTTAAGTTCATCTTCTGGCCAAAGCACTTGGAGGAACAGTCGAAAAGCAGAATCAATAAACATTGTTACAAAGTCGAAATGGCTTGCATACGCCTTCACTGTGACCTCAGCCAATTCCAGATCATAAACCAGTTGCTGAATAAACTCAGGCCTTCTAAAATCTTTAATGTGTCGCATATATCTGGCCAGGTTTCTCCTCctcaaaacacattttttccGTTCCCAGAATAATCTCGCACTCTGGATCGTTTCAAAGATGTCCTCCTGAATGTCTTCCACAACCTCTTCCTGTTCTGATGATTCAGGTGCAACTTCTTCCTGTTCTGATGATTCAGGTGCAACTACTTCCTGTTCTGATAATTCAGTTGCAACACTTTCCTGTTCTGATAATTCAGTTGCAACTTCTTTATGTTCTGATTCTCCACTTGAAACATCTTCCTGTCCTGAGGATTCAGGTGCAATTACTTCCTGTCCTGATACTCCATTTTCAAATTCTTCCTGTCCTGATACTCCACTTTCAAATTCTTCCTGTTCTGATGCTCCACTTTCAAATTCTTCCTGTTCTGATGCTCCACTTGAAACTTCTTCCAGTTCTAATGATTTAGTTGCAGCTTCTTCCTGTTCTGATTCTCCACTTGCAGCTTCTTCCTTTTTATCAGTGCCTGACTGTGCTGGCAATGTTTTCAAATCTGGTTGCATTCTTATCGATTTCACCAAATCACACACTACCTAACGACCTAATGAGAGAAGCGTGTGTTCTGCTGCTTATATGGGCCCCGGTTACGTCACAGAGTCCGTGGCCACGCCCCCCAATATTACGCATTATCGTGTTCTCAGGCAGCCCGCGAGACTTCAGCCCAACTGTATTCTCGCGAGACACTTAGAGTCACGTGATCATAGACGTATAACTCCATAGATTTCCCATTAGCCGCTTGCTCGCACGTCCCGCGTCCGCCATCTTGGTTCGGCCAAAAGTTCCGTGTAAACAAATGCAGCTAAACAGAAgcgcaaaaacaaacaaaaactaaaaaaaaaattccagttaCTTACAATCTCGATAGTTATACTagatataaaatgatttaataataaattgtgaaaGCTCACACTTGTcttgtaatatatatgtgtggcttttttcacaattaaaattaaattaaattgacaaTAAATTCAAAAAAGCCTTGTAAGTAAAGTATTTTCTGGGTTTAACCTCAACAT contains:
- the LOC124381167 gene encoding PH and SEC7 domain-containing protein 1-like, coding for MKQEVLKHESLIEATTQSLLSSVLKNHLTQPGSDEVAPGASGQEEVAPGASGHVEVAPGASGQVEVEPGASGQEEVSSGASGQEEVSPGASGQEEVAPGASGHVEVSPGASGHVEVAPGASGHVEVAPGSSGQVEVSPGALGHVEVAPGASGHVEVSPGASGHVEVAPGALGHVEVAPGASGQVDVAPGASGHVEFAPGASGQEDVTPGASGHVEVSPGASGHVEVAPGALGHVEVAPGSSGQVEVSPGASGHVEFAPGASGQEEVAPGASGHVEVSPGASGHVEVAPGALGHVEVAPGSSGQVDVAPGASGQVDVAPGASGHVEVAPGASGQEEVAPGASGQEEVAPQSTEWGEVARDMSDQIQLLRLIWEKRKIDLKGKNLARQIYNFKHFRSPEMIQQLSNNLELAQSFLNAYVMHFNFTSVSIDLALRMFLRVLWPEDEFQLQHHFICFFSLWYLKCNERALNLHQGVYNLCWAMILLNADLHGGQKRKMTCKEFIDNLNSVSDQSWYPEVHLKNIYKSIKACPLYAFRVNSRYEENDEEYTVYKTGQLMCKRVMDANGRKTRRCRRSWKHFSATLNGLLLQLDSEDDCKNITISLHHAVAHPLKYKNMPYLLFLKTADSRVFYFQTDSEVEQRLWVSTINLIAARFSAPPLTSNTHDINKPRPQVLPSFPSTLSLEQQFRYTKDQLEKVSEYMSYYQTVPFRKDAPHLDYIKQEVKRYTTYMRVLEKSVRHDVSHSCEVEEK